One segment of Setaria viridis chromosome 4, Setaria_viridis_v4.0, whole genome shotgun sequence DNA contains the following:
- the LOC117851284 gene encoding protein trichome birefringence-like 24: MGMEWPLAPAQQRKAVAGGGGPALKLLLFVILTGLALRLLAGPAAYLLLPIASPDEATRLVAAPGRGIPGGGATPPSETDASIFAMTGSGPLIAPDKKEGSLGENCNIFHGEWVPHSSGPAYTNASCRFIESPQNCMTNGRPDTDYLYWRWKPFGCDVPPFDGKKFLDSMRGKHWALIGDSILRNHIQSLLCLVSKVEDATDVYHDDTFKSRRWHFPSHNFTVSLIWAPFLVKAKIFEDDDGVSTADLQLHLDVLETNWTSRWQSFDYVVISTGQWFFKTAVYLENGAEIGCHSCQNKNLEEMSPEYSFRKALSTAFQFITSSPHKPVVFYRTWAPSHFENGEWFSGGTCNRTSPFKPGEAGDRESDNKMWTIEREEFDKVVANKGPNDSADHLKLLDTFELSLLRPDGHSGPYRTYHPYKTGMAAKVQNDCLHWCLPGPIDAWNDIIMQMLAKD, from the exons ATGGGGATGGAGTGGCCGCTTGCGCCGGCGCAGCAGAGgaaggcggtggccggcggcggcgggccggcgctGAAGCTGCTGCTGTTTGTGATCCTCACGGGCCTCGCGCTCCGGCTGCTCGCCGGCCCCGCGGCATACCTCCTGCTGCCCATCGCCTCGCCGGATGAGGCCACGCGCCTcgtggcggcgccggggaggggaattcccggcggcggcgcgacaccTCCCTCCG AAACGGATGCTTCGATTTTTGCTATGACCGGTTCGGGACCTCTAATAGCTCCAGACAAGAAGGAAGGTTCCCTAGGAG AAAATTGTAATATTTTCCATGGAGAGTGGGTTCCTCATTCATCAGGGCCAGCTTATACTAATGCAAGCTGCCGCTTCATTGAGTCTCCTCAGAACTGTATGACAAATGGAAGGCCTGACACTGATTATCTCTATTGGAGATGGAAGCCATTCGGTTGTGACGTACCACCATTTGACGGCAAGAAGTTTTTGGATAGCATGCGGGGCAAGCATTGGGCACTTATTGGTGACTCAATCCTTCGCAATCACATCCAATCATTGCTTTGTCTTGTTTCTAAG GTCGAAGACGCTACTGACGTCTACCATGATGATACATTCAAATCCAGAAGATGGCACTTCCCTTCACACAACTTCACGGTCTCTCTTATCTGGGCACCATTCCTAGTCAAAGCCAAAATATTTGAGGATGACGATGGAGTTTCGACTGCCGATCTCCAGCTGCACCTTGACGTTCTCGAGACAAATTGGACGAGTCGGTGGCAGAGCTTTGACTATGTCGTGATATCCACAGGCCAGTGGTTCTTCAAAACTGCAGTCTACTTGGAGAATGGAGCTGAGATCGGCTGCCACTCCTGCCAGAACAAGAACCTGGAAGAGATGTCCCCAGAGTACTCCTTTCGCAAGGCGCTCAGCACAGCCTTCCAGTTCATCACATCCTCACCTCACAAGCCGGTGGTCTTCTACAGGACGTGGGCGCCTTCACATTTTGAGAACGGCGAGTGGTTCAGCGGCGGGACTTGCAACAGGACGTCGCCGTTCAAGCCGGGGGAGGCCGGTGACAGGGAATCGGACAATAAGATGTGGACGATCGAGAGGGAAGAGTTTGACAAGGTGGTGGCGAACAAAGGGCCTAATGACAGTGCTGATCATCTGAAACTGCTCGACACATTTGAGCTCTCGCTGCTGAGGCCTGATGGGCACTCTGGGCCTTATAGAACATACCATCCTTATAAGACGGGCATGGCAGCCAAAGTCCAAAATGACTGCCTGCACTGGTGCTTGCCCGGCCCTATCGATGCGTGGAACGACATCATCATGCAGATGCTGGCAAAGGACTGA